From Lentisphaera araneosa HTCC2155, one genomic window encodes:
- the purK gene encoding 5-(carboxyamino)imidazole ribonucleotide synthase encodes MKTIGIIGGGQLGRMMTQAAKKMGFHVIVLDPGENSPAGQVADSQILGSWNDSESLKKIVEACDVCTYDLEHVDTSALIELSDQGHEIHPDPRVLSVIQDKLLQKQCIEEAGLSTPAFIELTEDADFAKFGFPLVQKTRKGGYDGKGVLVMKDESALVEKLPGECMLEKMVDLEMELGVMVARGIDGELVSYPVTEMTFDDRSNILDLCIVPARISADLEVKARTLAEKTIEALGGVGIYGVEMFVDKQGEVFVNEVAPRPHNSGHYTIEACVTSQYEQHIRAVAGLPLGSPEQMRPCVMYNLLGEPGHTGEPVLDGLEVCLHIPGVSLHMYGKAETRGFRKMGHVTVTSENLDEALEKALIVKKNLKVISE; translated from the coding sequence ATGAAAACAATTGGTATCATTGGTGGTGGTCAGCTCGGACGCATGATGACTCAGGCGGCCAAAAAGATGGGCTTTCATGTTATTGTATTAGATCCAGGTGAGAATTCGCCAGCGGGACAAGTCGCGGATTCGCAGATTTTGGGTTCATGGAATGACTCTGAAAGCTTAAAGAAAATTGTTGAGGCTTGTGACGTTTGCACTTACGACCTCGAGCATGTGGACACGAGCGCTTTGATTGAGCTTTCTGATCAAGGGCATGAGATTCATCCTGATCCACGCGTTTTATCAGTAATCCAAGATAAGCTTTTGCAAAAGCAGTGCATTGAAGAAGCGGGTTTAAGTACGCCTGCTTTTATCGAACTCACTGAAGATGCGGACTTCGCAAAATTTGGCTTTCCCCTCGTTCAAAAAACTCGTAAAGGTGGTTATGATGGCAAGGGTGTTCTCGTCATGAAAGACGAATCGGCACTTGTGGAAAAATTACCTGGCGAATGCATGCTCGAAAAAATGGTTGATCTCGAAATGGAACTCGGCGTTATGGTGGCGCGTGGTATTGATGGCGAACTAGTTTCTTACCCAGTGACGGAAATGACTTTTGATGATCGTTCAAATATTTTAGATCTCTGCATTGTGCCAGCAAGAATTTCTGCGGACTTAGAAGTAAAAGCACGTACCTTGGCAGAGAAAACAATTGAGGCTCTAGGTGGCGTTGGTATCTATGGCGTTGAAATGTTTGTGGATAAACAAGGCGAAGTCTTTGTTAATGAAGTTGCGCCGCGTCCACACAACTCTGGCCATTACACAATCGAAGCTTGTGTAACGAGTCAATACGAGCAACATATTCGTGCGGTTGCCGGTTTGCCTTTGGGTTCTCCCGAGCAAATGCGTCCTTGTGTGATGTACAATCTTTTAGGTGAGCCAGGTCATACAGGCGAGCCTGTTTTAGATGGTTTAGAAGTTTGCCTTCATATTCCAGGTGTTTCTCTGCATATGTACGGAAAAGCTGAAACTCGCGGCTTTCGCAAAATGGGTCATGTAACCGTGACGTCAGAAAATTTAGATGAAGCCCTCGAAAAGGCCTTAATTGTAAAGAAAAATTTAAAAGTTATCTCGGAGTAA
- a CDS encoding molybdopterin-guanine dinucleotide biosynthesis protein MobB yields MSKNHHRGGLPWLFNPFEIKFSAYSGSGKTTLICRLINEMCQDFDIAYAKSDAHRFEMDKPRKDTHQAQMAGAQAVVINNPEARAKLEKRPANEIWRSLNLLEYDLVFVEGYKNHTQSPRVLLVNEKMLKEIADKDLENVIAFAGPAKERPEGLPLEVPYLHRDDIPAIKEIILETFKTRIPKTKGLVLVGGKSRRMGEDKASMQFGDKSMARQAYELLKTQCDEVYLSVRDENQELPEDCLGLPIITDQLKDMGPTGGILSAFKKDSTSAWTVMGCDLPLVNQDAIEKLYAGRNAQRYATCFKSNSDDMPEPLFAIYEPKAQNRFYQFLATNRLCPRKVLLNSSIELLEQGEYNYLDNANTPEDAQRIIEELNR; encoded by the coding sequence ATGAGCAAGAATCACCATCGCGGTGGCCTCCCCTGGCTATTCAACCCATTCGAAATCAAATTTAGTGCCTACTCGGGCTCTGGAAAAACCACTTTAATCTGCCGTCTAATCAATGAAATGTGCCAAGACTTTGATATTGCATATGCAAAATCAGATGCGCACCGTTTCGAAATGGACAAACCTCGCAAAGACACTCACCAAGCCCAAATGGCTGGTGCCCAAGCTGTTGTCATCAACAACCCCGAAGCACGTGCCAAACTCGAAAAGCGCCCTGCTAATGAAATCTGGCGCAGTCTCAATTTACTCGAATACGATCTCGTTTTTGTGGAAGGTTATAAAAACCACACACAATCTCCCCGCGTCCTTCTTGTGAATGAAAAAATGCTTAAAGAAATTGCCGACAAAGATCTCGAGAACGTCATAGCTTTTGCGGGGCCCGCAAAAGAACGCCCAGAGGGCCTACCACTTGAAGTGCCTTATTTACATCGCGATGATATTCCCGCCATTAAAGAAATTATCTTAGAAACCTTCAAAACTCGCATCCCAAAAACTAAAGGCTTAGTTCTTGTGGGTGGCAAAAGCCGTCGAATGGGTGAAGATAAAGCGAGTATGCAGTTTGGCGATAAATCCATGGCACGCCAAGCCTACGAATTACTCAAAACTCAATGTGACGAAGTCTATCTATCTGTTAGAGATGAAAATCAGGAGTTGCCCGAAGATTGCCTAGGTCTGCCGATCATCACTGATCAACTCAAAGACATGGGGCCGACTGGTGGCATCTTGTCTGCTTTCAAAAAAGACTCCACATCCGCTTGGACAGTTATGGGCTGTGATCTGCCTCTTGTCAACCAAGATGCCATCGAAAAACTCTACGCAGGTCGCAATGCACAACGTTATGCCACTTGCTTCAAGTCCAATTCCGACGACATGCCTGAGCCACTCTTTGCGATTTACGAACCAAAAGCGCAAAATCGCTTTTATCAGTTCTTAGCAACAAATCGTCTCTGCCCTAGAAAAGTTTTACTCAATTCTTCGATAGAACTTCTCGAACAAGGGGAGTATAATTACTTAGATAACGCAAACACCCCTGAAGACGCACAACGAATTATAGAAGAACTCAATAGATAA
- a CDS encoding MoaD/ThiS family protein — MNTYKLQYFSLLGDFTGKPSEELQSIASTPKELYTELQQLYSFEHCSSKLRVAINDEFGDWQSQLKDGDNIVFIPPVAGG; from the coding sequence ATGAATACTTATAAACTGCAGTACTTTAGCCTCCTTGGCGACTTCACTGGTAAGCCTAGCGAAGAGCTCCAATCGATAGCCTCCACTCCCAAAGAACTTTACACTGAACTGCAACAACTTTATTCTTTTGAGCACTGCAGTTCTAAACTACGCGTTGCGATCAATGATGAGTTTGGGGACTGGCAAAGCCAACTGAAGGATGGTGACAACATCGTTTTCATCCCTCCCGTGGCAGGTGGCTAA
- a CDS encoding molybdenum cofactor biosynthesis protein MoaE, whose amino-acid sequence MSNFIISPQPIEDIDIIAKVSTRQSGGYVIFDGRVRDHNENRDVTHLQYQAYEALAVKEGDRIIAEAFDKFNIHKVFCAHRTGDLQIGDSAVRLIVGAKHRGTAFDACEYIIDELKIRVPIWKNEHYTDGSSGWVECHECSKHAHHHKES is encoded by the coding sequence ATGTCTAATTTCATCATTTCACCACAGCCGATCGAAGATATTGATATCATCGCAAAAGTTTCCACTCGTCAATCTGGAGGCTACGTCATTTTTGATGGCCGGGTGCGCGACCACAACGAAAACCGCGACGTCACACATCTGCAATACCAAGCTTATGAAGCGTTAGCCGTAAAAGAAGGCGACCGCATCATTGCCGAAGCTTTCGACAAATTCAATATCCATAAAGTTTTTTGCGCTCACCGCACTGGTGACCTTCAAATTGGCGATTCTGCGGTAAGACTCATTGTTGGCGCAAAGCACCGCGGCACCGCTTTTGATGCCTGTGAGTATATTATTGACGAACTCAAAATTCGCGTTCCTATTTGGAAAAATGAGCATTACACCGACGGATCAAGTGGCTGGGTGGAATGCCACGAATGCTCAAAACACGCTCATCATCACAAGGAGTCTTAA
- the moaC gene encoding cyclic pyranopterin monophosphate synthase MoaC, whose product MSEFSHVDQEGKVNMVDVGDKITQKRTAIAEGTISLNAETRQKITDNSMKKGDVLTTARISGIQAAKQCSNLIPLCHTLLLNKVSVDTELTDSGVKVTALARCNGQTGVEMEALTAASVALLTIYDMCKAVDKNMIISHIQLVEKTKEKL is encoded by the coding sequence ATGTCAGAATTTTCTCATGTGGATCAAGAAGGCAAAGTCAATATGGTTGACGTGGGTGACAAAATCACGCAAAAACGTACTGCTATTGCCGAAGGCACTATTAGCTTGAATGCGGAAACGCGCCAAAAGATCACTGATAACTCAATGAAAAAAGGCGATGTCCTGACGACGGCTCGCATCTCTGGTATCCAAGCTGCAAAGCAATGCTCAAACCTCATCCCCCTTTGTCACACGCTCTTATTAAATAAAGTTTCTGTGGATACTGAACTCACTGATTCGGGAGTCAAAGTTACTGCACTCGCACGCTGCAATGGTCAAACTGGCGTTGAAATGGAAGCTCTCACTGCTGCTTCTGTCGCGCTACTCACTATCTATGACATGTGCAAAGCCGTCGATAAAAATATGATTATCTCTCATATTCAGCTAGTCGAGAAAACAAAAGAAAAATTGTAA
- a CDS encoding serine/threonine protein kinase: MKIKKRSYNRASPIEKAVGLFMPFHCDSCLHRLRVSQENYGYGMVCPYCKTGIICPSPSFHAGEQIGPYLIDGWLAKGAMGEVYYGHSIKTDRVVALKILNTDVDSQYAFKLFEQEAYIMDHFEHECLPRLAGYNQHHDYYYLAMNYVEGEGLDTLLLRQGALDQIYVLDLIIRIADLLNHVWTKFGAIHRDIKPANIMATEDDKIVLIDWGLAHIYNHPIENDTDITFGTPEYICPVIVSGEYNPDYRTDIYSLGATCYHLVTGQFPYHSEDAEEVIDLVLHGEVPDAHELNSNVSPEFSKILNRMMQKEYDDRYQNWADLIEDVEKVKMFLSF; this comes from the coding sequence ATGAAAATAAAAAAGAGATCTTATAATCGAGCGTCACCAATAGAAAAAGCCGTGGGGCTTTTTATGCCATTTCATTGTGACTCCTGTTTGCATCGTTTGCGAGTTTCGCAAGAAAATTATGGTTATGGTATGGTTTGTCCCTATTGCAAAACTGGGATTATTTGTCCATCACCTTCTTTTCATGCTGGAGAGCAAATTGGCCCCTACTTAATTGATGGTTGGTTGGCGAAAGGTGCAATGGGAGAGGTCTATTATGGGCACTCTATTAAGACAGACAGAGTCGTTGCTCTGAAGATTCTCAATACGGATGTCGATAGCCAATATGCCTTCAAATTATTTGAGCAAGAAGCCTATATTATGGATCACTTTGAGCACGAATGTTTACCGCGTTTAGCGGGCTATAACCAACATCATGACTATTATTACCTAGCAATGAACTATGTCGAGGGGGAAGGTTTAGATACCTTGCTCCTTCGACAAGGTGCTTTAGATCAAATATATGTTCTAGATCTGATTATTCGTATCGCAGATTTATTGAATCATGTTTGGACTAAGTTTGGGGCGATTCATCGCGATATTAAACCGGCCAATATCATGGCGACAGAGGATGATAAAATCGTTTTGATTGACTGGGGCTTGGCGCACATTTATAATCATCCTATCGAAAATGATACTGACATTACTTTTGGCACACCTGAATACATTTGTCCCGTTATTGTAAGCGGGGAATACAATCCAGATTATCGTACAGATATTTATTCTTTAGGCGCAACTTGTTACCATTTAGTGACGGGGCAATTTCCCTACCATAGTGAAGATGCCGAAGAGGTGATTGACTTAGTTCTTCACGGTGAGGTGCCAGATGCCCATGAATTGAACTCGAATGTGAGTCCTGAGTTCTCTAAGATTTTGAATCGTATGATGCAAAAAGAGTATGATGATCGCTATCAGAATTGGGCGGATCTAATTGAAGATGTAGAAAAAGTTAAGATGTTCTTGTCTTTCTAA